A genomic segment from Gossypium hirsutum isolate 1008001.06 chromosome D04, Gossypium_hirsutum_v2.1, whole genome shotgun sequence encodes:
- the LOC107948462 gene encoding phosphatidylinositol 4-kinase PIK1a isoform X1, whose product MDTPRHHNLHLLKRVGRLVHIDFGFILETSPGGNMRFESAHFKLSHEMTQLLDPLGVMKSETWDNFVSACVQLLRKLQGQEGDIVGEEASMTPNKIFQLFTQIIESLSAVPSPELALRLYLQCAEVILSLDLNQLCITVIG is encoded by the exons TGTCGGGAGGCTTGTTCATATTGATTTTGGTTTCATCTTGGAAACATCACCTGGTGGAAATATGCGGTTCGAGAGTGCACATTTCAAGTTGAGCCATGAGATGACTCAATTACTAGACCCATTGGGAGTTATGAAAAGTGAAACCTGGGACAACTTTGTAAG TGCTTGTGTTCAGTTGCTGAGGAAATTGCAAGGTCAGGAAGGGGATATAGTGGGAGAAGAAGCATCAATGACACCAAATAAAATTTTTCAGCTCTTCACTCAG ATCATTGAGTCCCTTTCAGCTGTTCCATCCCCTGAACTTGCATTAAGGTTGTACCTGCAATGTGCTGAGGTAATCTTGAGTCTTGACTTAAACCAACTCTGCATAACAGTCATTGGTTAA
- the LOC107948462 gene encoding phosphatidylinositol 4-kinase alpha 2 isoform X2: MDTPRHHNLHLLKRVGRLVHIDFGFILETSPGGNMRFESAHFKLSHEMTQLLDPLGVMKSETWDNFVSACVQLLRKLQGQEGDIVGEEASMTPNKIFQLFTQIIESLSAVPSPELALRLYLQCAEALGINNFILR, encoded by the exons TGTCGGGAGGCTTGTTCATATTGATTTTGGTTTCATCTTGGAAACATCACCTGGTGGAAATATGCGGTTCGAGAGTGCACATTTCAAGTTGAGCCATGAGATGACTCAATTACTAGACCCATTGGGAGTTATGAAAAGTGAAACCTGGGACAACTTTGTAAG TGCTTGTGTTCAGTTGCTGAGGAAATTGCAAGGTCAGGAAGGGGATATAGTGGGAGAAGAAGCATCAATGACACCAAATAAAATTTTTCAGCTCTTCACTCAG ATCATTGAGTCCCTTTCAGCTGTTCCATCCCCTGAACTTGCATTAAGGTTGTACCTGCAATGTGCTGAG GCATTAGggatcaataattttattttaagatgA